The window ACAGACTACGAAAGGCTGTTTAGAGCAAGTGGAAATCAGTGAACGTGTCTTTTATTGCTATTATCGAACGATAGAAGATGCTGTTGCTGTTGCTAATACTTTAGCTGGCATAGAGTACAAGATTGAACATCGGACGGTGTAAATTTGTGCGAGCGCAAATATGCTAACCAAGTAATAAGTAAGGGGTGCGATCGCCTTTGCGAACACACCCCTTACCATGTTTTCAGGCTCTAAACTAATGCGGTGCTTTACGTATCCTGTGTACTAACCCAGTTTAATGTACTAACTCGATCGCTCTTTTAGTCAGCGCCTCAGCCGTTATCCCATTAAACGCCATCAACTCCCCAGCACTTGCAGTTGTTTCTCCTCGTTTCCAAGCAAAGGTATCCCGCTTACAATTACTCCGCAACATGATCGGTTCCAGCATCAAAGAAGCACCACCTGTGACTCCAATCAACGCATCACCATCAAACAACCCTGCAAACCCAGCATCATCCAAAAACCCACTATCCGATTCAGAACAAGTATCCCAAGCAACATCGTGAGGACGGTACAAACGGCGAGGATTAATCACCGAGACAATCCGCACGCCAATTCCTTCGGTTTCCAAATGGGCAGCGGCTTCAAACACTGGAATCAGCGTCATATCACCAATTACGGCAAATACAACCTGCTTACCGCCCTCGACTTCGTGCAACACCACCGCACCATTTTGCAAGCCTTCACGAGTTTGTGCAAATGTGGTGCGAATCGGCAAGGGTGACTTACTTGCAGTAATCACAATTCCCTTATTCTTCGTTGTCAGCGCCCACTCATAACAGGCTTGGATACTATTCGCATCCGGGGGAAACAGGGGGAAGACATTACCATTCCGCATCATGGCGGCAAAATATGCCTCAATTTCCGGACGCTGGTGAGTCCAACCGTTGCGCCCTTGCTCTAATGCCCCTGCGGTATATAGGGTAATCGTAGAAGGAGTGGGACGGCGTAATTCTGCCATCGCCTGCGTTACCGTTTGCCAAATCGGTAAACCGTTAATCGCAAAGGATTCGTAAGAACACCAAAGAGTACGAGCACCCATCAGGGATAAACCCGCAGCCAATCCCGCACAAGCATCCTCACTCAACGGTTCATAAACTTGTCCTTTAGGCGCTTGGTTGTAGAGAGTATCCGCTGTGGGGTGGATAATCTTGAGGGCTTGGTTAATGTTGGCAATACCAGAGGCTTCATTACCGTCGGCGTTGGTGACGAGGAAATTGCGATCGCTCTCTCCCACCTTACCAACCAACCGCCCCATCGCTGTCGTGGAAACTTTTGGATCGCCTCCTACCGCAAACTCTTCCAGGGGTAATTCCCCCAATTCTGGTAAGGATAACTCAAATTCCGTTACCACCGTCTTCGCAGCCGGGCCACCTCCTGCGCGTTCGCAATTAGTTCTTACCAACTCCCACGCTTCAATCGGCAGCGATCGCGTTTTCAGCGCTTCCATAATATGGGGACTATCCAGCGTGTCTTTAGGATACAGATTGTGAGACTTCGCCCCCCGTGCGTGGACACCCGCCCCTTTGAGCTGTTTAATGATAAACACCGTCAGCTTCCCACCCAGGGCAGACTTCGCGGCTTTATCCATCGCCACCAACACCGCTTGGGTAAATTCTAAGCGCTTCTCCAGGGAGAAAGCCGTGCTATCCACATAATCCCCTGGCTGGTTTTGGTCGTCAAAGTCCTTCGCATTGACTAAGATCACTTCTTCAAACCCATTACCCCGCCAGTACTCCACCATCTCCTCGTTGGATTTGGTGGACACCATGCTGTGATGTTCCTGGCTGTAACCATTCCACACCAGCACCGGTAGGAAGTTCGTCACTTCGGGATAAGCCGTATGGAAATGCGCCATACTGCTCATTGGATAAGGTTCACCCATCCCCCCATCACCGAGGGTAAAGGCAAACAATTTATCACGATGCAAGAGTGCGGCTGCCATAGCGAAGTGTTGCCCTTGTCCCAAAGGGCCAGCCGGTGCCAGAATGCCAGGAATATAACCAGATAAATGACCTAAAAGGCCGTGTTTTTCCCGGAAGCGATCGCGCAATTGCTGCACGGTAGAAATCCCCATATCCTCTAAGGAGCGATCGAGGAACATGGCGCTATAGAAACCCGGAGCATGATGTCCGACTTCTGTCAAGATATTTTTATGCCCTAGCATCACTAGAGCTGCATAGGCTTCCGCTTGACTGGCAAAGCCGCCAGGGTGTCCAGAAGCTTTACTCGCCGTGACTTGCAAGGTCAGGTAACGCAGGGCATCAGCCGCTAGCAGAGTCTGAAATACAGCTTTTGGGTCATTGGGTTGAGCGATCGCTTTTTGTCCTTGTGCGATCGCAGGTTCCTTACCAAGCTTGTCAAAACCGGGCAACGCTTCACCAAAATACTGAATCCCCTCGCAAAAACTAGGGGCTTGAGTGGCAACGGTCATAATCTTAGATCCCTCTTTTAACAACTGCGTCCCTGTAACGGGTTGACCTTACTAGGTAGATCGTACAATCTGGCAACCCCGGAAATAGCGCTTTTAAGGGGGTCAATTCAAGGATTCTAAGCGATGAAATATCTTATTGATTGGATAGAGAGTTCTAAATCACCTAGCTACCAGGACTACTGGCTAGAGCGTCCAAGCCTTTGTCTCTTTTTTTAACTACATCTTTTTTGTTGGATCGTTCATACTTTCTGTGTAAGTAAGTTCCACTTTACGACCTGCTCAGAACTGGCTCAATTGCCTTTGCATCTAATTGGCACAAAGGAAGTAGCCAAGAAGGTTGCCGCCGTTGAATTTCTCGCTGTTGAATTAGGAATTGCAGTATGACATTACCTCCTAGTCCATCCACACCACCCTTAGTGCAGATGCTCCAGTGGATTGCTCGCCCTATGGCCTTAATGGAAGACTATACCCGAAGGTATGGCGATTGCTTCACATTACCTGTAGGTAGAAATTTTGGCTCTGTAGTTTTTGTGAGCCATCCCCAGGCAATGCAGGAGATTTTGAGCGACTCCAAGCATTGGGAGGCTCCGGGTGAATTTAACGAAATTTTTGCGCCTATACTCGGAAAACATTCGGTGATCACAGTGAGCGGCGCACGTCACCAGCGTCAGCGGCAACTGTTAATGCCTCCCTTCCATGGAGAACGAATGCGAGCTTATAGTCAGCTCATTGAGAAGGTGACCGAGCAAGTCATGTCGCAGTGGAGGCAAGATGAACCGTTCTGTGTCCGGTCTTCCACACAAGCGATCGCACTGCGGGTGATCTTGAAAGCCGTATTTGGTCTAGATGAAGGCCCACGCGGTCAACAACTCGAACACCTTCTGGCTGCCCTGCTGGATGAGACCAGTTCTCCCTTCAGCGCCGGTATTCTTTATTTTCCCATCCTACAACGGGATTTAGGCCCACTGACTCCTTGGGGGAACTTTCTACGCCGCCAGCGAGAGACGGACAAACTGATCTACGAGGAAATTCAGGAACGTCGAGAACACCCCGATCCCACTCGCACAGACATCCTCAGCTTGCTGATGGCGGCTCAGGATGAAGCCGGTGAGTCAATGACGGATGTAGAGTTACATGATGAATTGATGACCCTATTGGTCGCCGGTCATGAGACTACGGCGACGGCATTAGCTTGGGCGTTGTACTGGATTCACAAGCTACCATCGGTGCGCGAGAGACTGCTAGAGGAACTGGATAGCTTGGGTGATGACCCAGACCCTAACACCATTTTCCGACTGCCCTATCTGAGCGCCGTTTGCGCGGAAACCCTGCGGATTTATCCCGTTGCCATGCTGACCTTCCCACGGGTGGTGAAAGTCCCTCTATCGCTAATGGGTTACGACCTTAAGCCGGGTACAGTCGTGATTGGCTCGATTTATCTCACCCACCGCCGAGAAGATTTATACCCTGAACCGGAGCAGTTTAAGCCAGAGCGCTTTTTAGAACGTCAATTTTCTGCCTATGAATATTTACCTTTTGGGGGCGGCAGTCGGCGCTGCATTGGTTTAGCGTTTGC of the Allocoleopsis franciscana PCC 7113 genome contains:
- a CDS encoding phosphoketolase family protein — encoded protein: MTVATQAPSFCEGIQYFGEALPGFDKLGKEPAIAQGQKAIAQPNDPKAVFQTLLAADALRYLTLQVTASKASGHPGGFASQAEAYAALVMLGHKNILTEVGHHAPGFYSAMFLDRSLEDMGISTVQQLRDRFREKHGLLGHLSGYIPGILAPAGPLGQGQHFAMAAALLHRDKLFAFTLGDGGMGEPYPMSSMAHFHTAYPEVTNFLPVLVWNGYSQEHHSMVSTKSNEEMVEYWRGNGFEEVILVNAKDFDDQNQPGDYVDSTAFSLEKRLEFTQAVLVAMDKAAKSALGGKLTVFIIKQLKGAGVHARGAKSHNLYPKDTLDSPHIMEALKTRSLPIEAWELVRTNCERAGGGPAAKTVVTEFELSLPELGELPLEEFAVGGDPKVSTTAMGRLVGKVGESDRNFLVTNADGNEASGIANINQALKIIHPTADTLYNQAPKGQVYEPLSEDACAGLAAGLSLMGARTLWCSYESFAINGLPIWQTVTQAMAELRRPTPSTITLYTAGALEQGRNGWTHQRPEIEAYFAAMMRNGNVFPLFPPDANSIQACYEWALTTKNKGIVITASKSPLPIRTTFAQTREGLQNGAVVLHEVEGGKQVVFAVIGDMTLIPVFEAAAHLETEGIGVRIVSVINPRRLYRPHDVAWDTCSESDSGFLDDAGFAGLFDGDALIGVTGGASLMLEPIMLRSNCKRDTFAWKRGETTASAGELMAFNGITAEALTKRAIELVH
- a CDS encoding cytochrome P450, whose amino-acid sequence is MTLPPSPSTPPLVQMLQWIARPMALMEDYTRRYGDCFTLPVGRNFGSVVFVSHPQAMQEILSDSKHWEAPGEFNEIFAPILGKHSVITVSGARHQRQRQLLMPPFHGERMRAYSQLIEKVTEQVMSQWRQDEPFCVRSSTQAIALRVILKAVFGLDEGPRGQQLEHLLAALLDETSSPFSAGILYFPILQRDLGPLTPWGNFLRRQRETDKLIYEEIQERREHPDPTRTDILSLLMAAQDEAGESMTDVELHDELMTLLVAGHETTATALAWALYWIHKLPSVRERLLEELDSLGDDPDPNTIFRLPYLSAVCAETLRIYPVAMLTFPRVVKVPLSLMGYDLKPGTVVIGSIYLTHRREDLYPEPEQFKPERFLERQFSAYEYLPFGGGSRRCIGLAFAQFEMKVVLAKILSRVQLKLADNREVRPTRRGLVTAPDSSIRLVMMGQRQEKMPVSQTVASVG